A single genomic interval of Terriglobus albidus harbors:
- a CDS encoding LIC_13387 family protein — protein sequence MKVAWWYRGSSLLLVLFAIGHTLGFRRTDAWPDTVKPVVAGMQTVHFPADGFLRSYWDFYVGFGLFVTVMMLFAAVVAWEMADLPQETLSRMKLIRWSLAIALAVITAMTWRYFFLAPLIFSVATTTTLTVAAMLRK from the coding sequence ATGAAGGTAGCCTGGTGGTATCGCGGCTCTTCCCTGTTGCTCGTCCTGTTCGCCATAGGCCACACGCTGGGCTTCCGCAGAACCGATGCGTGGCCGGACACAGTGAAGCCGGTAGTGGCCGGTATGCAGACCGTCCACTTCCCGGCAGACGGCTTTCTGCGGAGCTATTGGGACTTCTACGTCGGCTTTGGCTTGTTCGTCACCGTGATGATGCTCTTCGCTGCCGTGGTGGCATGGGAGATGGCGGATCTGCCCCAGGAGACACTCTCCCGGATGAAGCTGATCCGCTGGAGCCTGGCGATCGCGCTTGCCGTCATTACCGCAATGACCTGGCGCTACTTCTTTCTGGCACCACTGATCTTTTCCGTGGCGACGACAACGACCCTTACCGTGGCTGCGATGCTACGAAAGTAA
- a CDS encoding cold-shock protein, with translation MEQGTVKWFNDAKGFGFISRENGEDVFVHYSAINTTGFKSLQEGQAVQFNVVKGPKGWQASDVQPL, from the coding sequence ATGGAACAGGGAACAGTGAAGTGGTTTAACGACGCCAAGGGGTTTGGCTTCATCAGCCGCGAGAATGGTGAGGATGTGTTCGTACACTACTCCGCCATCAATACGACCGGCTTCAAGAGCCTGCAGGAAGGCCAGGCGGTTCAGTTCAATGTCGTCAAGGGACCAAAGGGCTGGCAGGCAAGCGACGTGCAGCCCCTGTAA
- a CDS encoding sigma-54 interaction domain-containing protein: MSQTLPIRVAAILASQAASAAIQHALLAPEFALTLIDSDHWRGVPADALLVEVEDDLSVLRGICDEVTGTPIIVLLRSARADLAFAASKAGAKELITLPAGPDEIRQSLRGLLTAQPRTPEPQGLPVLFGNHPRMSEIRDTISKVATTSATVLIRGESGVGKDVVARMIYEQSRRSGKPFVKVNCAAIPDDLLESELFGYEAGAFTGATRSKPGRFEMAHTGTLFLDEIGEMQPALQAKLLHVLQDGAFSRLGAKQDVAVDVRVLCATNKLLEQRVTEGLFREDLFYRINVVTVHIPPLRERRDEIGPLIRHFLNKYAAIYGREQASFSQEAMAALLTYSWPGNIRELENLCKRFVIVGGETQILRELTSRNQHTASVPLTAPPPLAAALLPSSEPAAVRHPVGTNLLEVGKRAAWQAERRLILETLEAVRWNRKLAAQRLGISYRSLRSKIEQIDRDETTKRHLIA; the protein is encoded by the coding sequence ATGAGCCAGACATTGCCAATCCGCGTAGCGGCCATCCTGGCGTCTCAGGCCGCGTCAGCCGCTATACAGCATGCCCTGCTGGCTCCCGAATTCGCGCTTACGCTCATCGATTCCGACCACTGGCGCGGCGTACCGGCGGATGCTCTTCTGGTCGAGGTGGAAGACGACCTCTCGGTGCTTCGCGGCATCTGCGACGAGGTGACCGGAACACCCATCATCGTCCTGCTGCGTTCCGCGCGCGCCGACCTCGCCTTTGCAGCATCCAAGGCAGGAGCAAAGGAGCTCATTACGCTTCCCGCCGGCCCGGACGAAATACGCCAGAGCCTCCGCGGTCTTCTGACCGCCCAACCAAGGACCCCGGAACCTCAGGGCCTGCCGGTGCTCTTCGGCAATCACCCTCGCATGTCCGAGATTCGCGACACCATCTCGAAGGTAGCCACGACCAGCGCCACCGTGCTCATTCGCGGCGAAAGCGGCGTGGGAAAAGATGTCGTCGCGCGCATGATCTACGAACAGTCGCGCCGCTCGGGCAAGCCCTTCGTCAAGGTCAACTGCGCCGCGATTCCTGACGACCTGCTAGAAAGCGAGCTATTCGGCTATGAGGCAGGGGCGTTCACCGGAGCCACGCGTAGCAAGCCCGGACGCTTCGAGATGGCGCACACCGGCACCCTGTTCCTGGACGAGATCGGCGAGATGCAGCCGGCTCTGCAGGCTAAACTGCTGCACGTCCTGCAGGACGGGGCCTTCTCACGCCTCGGAGCCAAACAGGACGTCGCCGTGGATGTCCGCGTCCTGTGCGCAACCAACAAGCTGCTGGAACAGCGGGTCACGGAAGGACTCTTCCGCGAAGACCTCTTCTATCGCATCAACGTTGTCACTGTACATATTCCGCCGCTGCGCGAACGCCGCGATGAGATCGGGCCGCTCATCCGCCACTTTCTCAACAAGTACGCCGCCATTTATGGGCGTGAGCAGGCGTCCTTCTCGCAGGAGGCAATGGCCGCCCTGCTGACTTACTCATGGCCCGGCAATATTCGTGAGCTCGAAAACCTGTGCAAACGGTTTGTGATCGTCGGTGGCGAGACCCAGATTCTGCGCGAACTCACCTCCCGCAACCAACACACGGCTTCAGTCCCGCTTACTGCTCCACCTCCACTGGCCGCCGCACTTTTGCCCTCATCTGAACCGGCCGCCGTCCGTCACCCGGTCGGTACAAACTTGCTTGAGGTCGGAAAGCGAGCAGCCTGGCAGGCAGAGCGACGCCTGATTCTGGAGACCCTCGAAGCTGTGCGCTGGAACCGAAAGCTGGCCGCACAACGACTGGGAATCAGCTACCGCTCGTTGCGAAGCAAGATTGAGCAGATCGATCGAGACGAAACAACAAAGCGGCATCTCATAGCCTAA
- a CDS encoding SRPBCC family protein, whose amino-acid sequence MTETTVSDSIELEIFIAATADRIFQALTDPAKVPLWWGTPAQYRVTSWSGEIRPGGQWRSEGAGADGTSFHVGGEYLEVASPHLLVHTWKPSWDGERPTLVRFDLLSQDGGTLVKIRHSAFGDASAVRESHAQGWMRVLGWVQAFVEKGETIDSRGEA is encoded by the coding sequence ATGACAGAAACAACAGTTAGCGATTCCATCGAACTAGAGATCTTTATTGCAGCCACGGCCGACAGAATCTTTCAGGCTCTGACCGACCCGGCCAAAGTGCCGCTGTGGTGGGGAACTCCGGCTCAATACCGCGTCACATCCTGGAGCGGAGAGATTCGTCCGGGTGGCCAATGGCGTAGCGAAGGAGCTGGAGCCGACGGCACGTCGTTTCACGTCGGCGGAGAATACCTGGAAGTCGCCTCTCCCCACCTCCTGGTTCACACCTGGAAACCGAGTTGGGACGGTGAACGGCCGACACTCGTACGCTTCGACCTCCTGTCACAGGATGGTGGAACCCTGGTAAAAATCCGTCACTCTGCCTTCGGTGATGCCTCTGCAGTACGTGAATCGCATGCCCAGGGATGGATGCGCGTGCTCGGCTGGGTGCAGGCCTTCGTGGAGAAGGGCGAGACTATCGACAGCCGGGGGGAGGCGTAA
- the pgeF gene encoding peptidoglycan editing factor PgeF has translation MSILQAWDFDWLWHGFSTRLGGVSNVYGRSGDLNLGWTNEDTDASVVENRRSFAFTVTQEPGVLPVLTRQTHGVAINRVDAGMTPLETPEGRAVLEGDGLITNEPGVLIGVQTADCIPVILVDPVHRAAGVFHAGWRGTVAGIVEAGVQRMHTEFGSQPAEMLAAIGPGIGPCCFEVGDEVRDTFRDRWPYAEQLFCGRNVDLWQANQRQLLDSGFNAENVTVLGECTAHQTDRFFSHRAEKGVTGRMISAAGIRRS, from the coding sequence ATGAGCATTCTGCAGGCATGGGACTTCGATTGGTTATGGCATGGATTCAGCACCCGGCTCGGGGGTGTCTCCAACGTTTACGGACGTTCTGGCGATCTGAATCTCGGCTGGACGAACGAAGACACCGATGCCTCCGTTGTCGAAAACCGGCGCAGCTTTGCCTTTACTGTTACGCAGGAGCCTGGGGTTCTCCCCGTCCTGACGCGCCAGACACACGGCGTTGCCATCAACCGGGTGGACGCCGGCATGACGCCTTTGGAAACACCGGAAGGCCGAGCCGTTCTTGAGGGTGATGGCTTGATCACCAACGAGCCTGGCGTGCTCATCGGTGTACAGACCGCAGACTGTATCCCCGTCATCCTGGTGGATCCGGTCCACCGGGCAGCGGGTGTCTTTCACGCGGGATGGCGAGGCACCGTTGCCGGTATCGTCGAAGCAGGTGTCCAGCGCATGCATACTGAGTTCGGCTCGCAACCGGCGGAGATGCTGGCCGCGATCGGACCGGGAATCGGCCCATGCTGCTTCGAGGTCGGCGACGAGGTCCGCGATACCTTCCGCGATCGCTGGCCATATGCAGAGCAGCTCTTCTGTGGCCGCAATGTTGACCTGTGGCAGGCAAACCAACGCCAGCTCCTCGACTCCGGCTTCAACGCTGAGAATGTCACCGTCCTCGGCGAGTGCACTGCCCACCAGACCGACCGTTTCTTCTCGCACCGTGCCGAAAAGGGTGTGACCGGACGCATGATCTCCGCCGCCGGTATCAGGCGCAGCTAG
- a CDS encoding phage holin family protein: MIRLLIEWLLNALALVITAYVVPDFEVDGIGPAVIGALVVGLLNVTLGWLLSIFTFPLVWLLPRLMMLLIDAVVLYVAAKFVPGFRIKTFLAAFIGAIVLVLIHIVFSYA, encoded by the coding sequence ATGATACGACTGCTCATCGAGTGGCTGCTGAATGCCCTGGCGCTGGTCATCACCGCCTACGTGGTCCCCGACTTCGAAGTGGATGGCATCGGACCTGCTGTTATCGGCGCCCTGGTAGTAGGCCTGCTGAACGTCACTCTCGGATGGCTGCTCAGCATCTTTACCTTCCCGCTTGTCTGGCTGCTGCCGCGCCTGATGATGCTGTTGATCGACGCGGTCGTGCTCTATGTCGCTGCCAAATTTGTTCCCGGCTTCCGGATCAAAACTTTTCTGGCAGCCTTCATCGGCGCGATCGTCCTGGTCCTGATCCATATCGTCTTCTCGTACGCCTGA
- a CDS encoding ArsR/SmtB family transcription factor — MRNRSVTYSPAASFQAIADPTRRAMLDLLREGRKPAGAIAEAFPVSRPAISKHLRLLRHAHLVRETREGRNRIYELNPEPLRAVESWLEKYRAFWTQSLDNLKAMVEMEFAAPNTSEKGHRSTNPRTRKKKGE, encoded by the coding sequence ATGAGAAACCGATCGGTTACATATTCGCCTGCAGCCTCATTTCAGGCCATTGCTGATCCAACGCGGCGGGCCATGCTCGACCTGTTACGAGAGGGACGGAAGCCTGCCGGAGCCATCGCCGAAGCCTTCCCTGTCTCGCGGCCGGCCATCTCCAAACATCTTCGCCTGCTTCGGCATGCTCACCTGGTGCGGGAGACACGGGAAGGCCGTAATCGGATCTATGAACTCAACCCTGAACCTCTACGCGCCGTCGAAAGCTGGCTGGAGAAATATCGCGCCTTCTGGACGCAAAGCCTGGACAACCTGAAGGCGATGGTCGAGATGGAATTTGCAGCACCGAATACCAGCGAAAAGGGACATCGCAGTACAAACCCAAGAACCAGAAAGAAGAAGGGAGAGTGA